The sequence CTGATACAAACGGTGACCCATATGGAGTTAATTGGACTCTGTACGATTCATTAGCACCTACGGTAACGGGAGTGATAAAAGATGAGTGAAGCTATACGTTCTATGTGTAAATCCCTAAGACTGGCTTATGTAGCAGATATATATGAGAACATACCATTTGAGACACCCGAACAATTCATAGAATCGTTGTTTTCTGAGGAATTTCGTCTAAGGGAAAAGGCAAAAATACAAAGGCTGATAAAAAATGCGAAGTTTTTAGATTCAAAGAGTATAAGTACTTATGAATGGCATGAACAAATTAGATTTCCTACACAATTAGATAAAGAGTCATTACTAAGTCTTTCATTTATTCAAAAGCAACAAAATGTGGTATTGATAGGGTCTCCGGGAACGGGCAAAACCCATTTAGCAACAGGATTGGGCCGGAAGGCTTGTGAGGTGGGTTTTGAGGTTAGGTTCTACAGAGTTTCTCATCTAATCGAGCAATTGGAACAAGCTTTAAGGCATAAGAGATTAGAGGCGTTTAGGAGGAAATTTGAAAAAGTTGATATGGTTATATTAGATGAAATGGGATACCTTCCTTTTAGCAAGGAGGGTTCCGAACTTCTTTTTCATTTAATTGCGGAGTGGTATGAACAAAAGAGTTTAATTATTACTTCAAACCTAGAATTTAGCCAATGGAACAGAATTTTTACTGATTC comes from Bacillus carboniphilus and encodes:
- the istB gene encoding IS21-like element helper ATPase IstB; the protein is MSEAIRSMCKSLRLAYVADIYENIPFETPEQFIESLFSEEFRLREKAKIQRLIKNAKFLDSKSISTYEWHEQIRFPTQLDKESLLSLSFIQKQQNVVLIGSPGTGKTHLATGLGRKACEVGFEVRFYRVSHLIEQLEQALRHKRLEAFRRKFEKVDMVILDEMGYLPFSKEGSELLFHLIAEWYEQKSLIITSNLEFSQWNRIFTDSRLTAALVDRLIHHAHILTFSGESYRLTNALSKSH